One part of the Deltaproteobacteria bacterium genome encodes these proteins:
- a CDS encoding toxin-antitoxin system, antitoxin component, Xre family protein — MSNKQLIIREIDKLPEDALGEVLDFIQFVEIKREKERLARSSQTLSADSFRRIWDNKEDAVYDAVQ; from the coding sequence ATGTCTAATAAACAACTGATCATAAGGGAAATTGATAAATTGCCTGAAGACGCCCTTGGAGAAGTTCTTGATTTTATTCAATTCGTAGAAATCAAAAGAGAAAAGGAGCGCCTCGCAAGATCTTCTCAGACGTTGTCCGCCGATTCATTCCGGAGAATTTGGGATAACAAGGAGGACGCTGTTTATGACGCGGTACAATAG